Within Felis catus isolate Fca126 chromosome A1, F.catus_Fca126_mat1.0, whole genome shotgun sequence, the genomic segment ggagccaaagttggacacctaactaagccacccaggcacccctattagaggttttaaatacatgtaaaataagtctaattttgtgaaaaattagaggatttctaattttcttttctaaaagacaGAGGATTTCTGTCTTTTATATTGTTTAACTGCAAACACTTATTTTGCCAACATACCGGACCATTCACTAATCTGTGATATTTTGGCAtggttgcttttcattttctttcccaaaagaTCAAGGGAACAAATGGACAGGTTACAAGAGCAGATATTCTTCAGGTTGGTCTGCGGGAGTTGCTGAATGCCCTCTTTTCCAATCCTATGGATGACAACTTAATTTGTGCAGTAAAGTTACTGAAGGTAGGTTTGacttctgtttctcttgaaaTTCACTGTTCTACCCCATTTGTATATGATTCAGAGGACGGAAAGTATGCATAGTATGCGTGTGAATTCAAAATTAAGTTTCTACTCTAAATGTTGGCCTTTTGGTTTACTCTTGAATTTAAATATTGGAAAAGCAGcatgtactgttttttttaatggaataatcCAAATGTAGAAGCAAAAAATGGAAGTTCTTCACCCCCATCTCTAAATTTCCTTTCCCATGTCTGTATGTGTGCCCTTATAAATAagatctttcttcctctttgtgacttgcttttttaTGATCTAACAAAGATCTTAGATCTTTGGCACAGAAGATTTACCTCTTGAATCACTTCATCTCCATATGTGCAGTTGTTTGTATAGGTTCAGTTCCCACACAAAGAGTGGGTGGGCCAGTGAGCATTGCATCCTTAAATTTGATGAATGTCAAATTTCTCTTCTAAATACTAAACCATAGTACATTCCTACCAATGGTGAATGAGTACATCGCTTTCCCCATATTCATATCAATGATGATCCAACTGGTCCTAGTTTCTGTTTTGTCATGGGTAATGAGTAtaaacaaaaatttcattttattttgcattttcctaaccATTGGTGAATTTAACCATTCATGTTTGTTAGCCATTTTTCTTACGATGAATAACCTGTGTATATCCTTAACTCACTTTTTCaatgaagtttatatttttaattcagagTTTCTATACTTGCATATTTCAATAAGTGATATGTTGATTAAAATCTTATCGCCTATTTTATTCATACAGGGAGTATACCATATAGTCATGGACACACAAAACCTATGATTGAGTTTCTCTCCATCAAGAAAAACAGAGGGTATAGAGAGTTCCTGCCTGTTAGATGGTAGAATATAATTGGGAATATTTAACTTGCcaaatttattttgttcaaagAATGCTTGAACTGCTGCTGATACTTCTTTAGGATTTCTGTACTTCCTTGAATTCCAAATCTTACTGATCCCTGCTTTTTTAGTTGACAGGGTCAGTTTTGGAAGATGcttggaaggaaaaaggaaagactgATATGGAGGAAATTATTCAGAGAATTGAAAATGTTGTCCTAGATGCAAATTGCAGCAGGTAGGTAGATGGCCAgtagatttccatttctttttctgtggggTTTTTAATCTGCTATATATCATCAGAATTAAAATCTTCTAGATCTAGAGAAAGGTTTTCTTTAAAGATAGAATATCTTACGCATGGCTTCTGCTTACCTAGCCGTTTTTGTTCAGTTgtgtttataaatggaaaaagttaAGATTTTCCTGTGGTAAGATAGGAGTTCACTAAAAGTAAAATGATTCAGACTTTaaattattcagtaaatacttcGGTAAAGTACTGAAGTCCAGTGTAAAGTCCAGAGGCATAAAAATGTGGAATGGCCACTACCTTTAAGAACCATATAGTCACAGATGGAACAAATATCAAGACTGCTTAAAGTACAGGAAACATCTAGAAAATCAAAGCACTTGGATATACatgttaaatttataaaacaaagttttaggAGTCTCTGGTATTCTGGAGTCTGACAACATTTCTGGTGGATATACTTAACTCCTTTTCACCTTCTGTCTGCAGAGATGTGAAACAGATGCTCTTGAAGCTTGTAGAACTCCGGTCAAGTAACTGGGGTAGAGTCCATGCAACTTCAACATACAGAGAAGCAACACCTGAAAATGATCCTAATTATTTTATGGTATgccaatgttttcattttaagttttgcTTGTTGCTTGGCTccaaattttggaaatttctaGATGAGTTACATAGTCTCAGAATTTAATGCCTAATAACTTTTCATTGGCTTCGGGTCACATGGCAGCCAGCAGACTAGGTAAATAGGAGTAGAAATGTGGAATCCTCTAGGGAAGGGTGAACTGGAGAAGGATCCATCCAGTGGCAAGGGAGATCAACAAGGCTTGGACTTGGTTGAGTATAGGGATTCTGGGAAGCAGTTCCAGAGAATTTATAATCAGAGGCCCAGATCTCAAACTATTACATTGTATGTTGTAgtaagttaagaaaataaaagtggtgacCAGGCCAATAATGCCCTGAAGCTCCCAACATAACCAAGCATAATGCAACTATGCAGGACTGCTTCTATAAGCCCAGTCttggaaattcttttaaaaatggtggggagggaagaacCACAACTAAAAATAAGCTGACACAATGCTAATCCCAGTGTACCACAAAACAATTCATCACGAGTGTGACCGAGAATAGACAGCAGGGTTAGAGCCACAAGAACTTGAGATAATAGAATAGAAATCTGAAAACCATGGACTTTcccaatgaaatgaaaatggctATTAGGAAGTTAGGTTTTTGCTTGTTCTTGCATTATCAGATGCAGATGAGTGATATCAGCCATGCTTCattaatgtgctttaaaaaatcaatttggaAATGGTTACATATTTGTATCACTTTGATTCATCCTAGAATGAACCAACATTTTATACCTCTGATGGTGTTCCTTTCACTGCAGCTGATCCAGGTATGTTTCCAGTCCTTTTCCCCCCATTTCTTGGTAAGCTAGCAAACTACAGGAAATCCTACCCTTACCACCCCAAAGTTGTAGCTTTTTGAAGCAGTCACTTTCTTCTGAAATACACGATGAATGTCCATCTCCTATGGAGTGTTCTTTACAGTGCCCACTTTGACCATTTCAAACGGAAAGTCTAATTCCATGTATAGAATCTTGTCACCCTGACAGTGAAGGATTGGAAGAATTCTTCAGTTAAATGCAACCATGTTTATATCTTctctaacatttcatttttatactgtAAGCTTTCAGTTGGTTAGAAGGGAAAGATGGTTCTAGTTCACTACATAGTCTACAGTGTTCGTTACTGTGGGTTCCTACTAGCAGATACTAAGAGTTACATGGGTTTCGTTAATAGTAGGTCAGAGTTAATTAAAATCTAAATCTCCGCACACTTCCCCTTCCGGAAAAGAGACATTTATAGAAAGATTGCTTTCATTGTGACCAGTGGGATTGCAGAATGAGCAAGAGAAATTTTTCCCCTTTGATACAAATTACTACCAGCTTGTTGGGAATTTTCCCATCTGTTTCCCCTGGATAGCAGGTGCTCACTATCCTGTGCCTCAGGAAGTGGGAAGAATGACTGCTTAACTTTCAACTTTAAATTAGGAAAACATtcgggacatctgggtggctcagtcggttaagtgtctgactttggctcaggtcatgacctcacagttcgtgagttcaagccccacatcatcaggctgtgtgctgacagctcagagcctggtgcctgcttcagatgctgtctctctctgcctccctctctctctctgcctccctctctctctctgcctccctctctctctctgcctccctctctctctctgcctccctctctctctctgcctccctctctctctctgcctccctctctctctctgcctccctctctctctctgcctccctctctctctctgcctccctctctctctctctgcctccctctctctctctgcctccctctctctgcctccctctctctgcctccctctctctctctgcctccctctctctctctgcctccctccctctctctgcctccctccctccctctctctgcctccctccctccctctctctgcctccctccctccctctctctgcctccctccctccctctctctgcctccctccctccctctctctgcctccctccctctctctctctgcctccctccctctctctctctgcctccctccctctctctctctgcctccctccctctctctctctgcctccctccctctctctctctgcctccctccctctctctctctgcctccctccctctctctctctgcctccctccctctctctctctgcctccctccctctctctctctgcctccctccctctctctctctgcctccctccctctctctctctgcctccctccctctctctctctgcctccctccctctctctctctgcctccctccctctctctctctgcctccctccctctctctctctgcctccctccctctctctctctgcctccctccctctctctctctgcctccctccctctctctctctgcctccctccctctctctctctgcctccctccctctctctctctgcctccctccctctctctctctctgcctccctccctctctctctctctgcctccctccctctctctctctctgcctccctccctctctctctctctgcctccctccctctctctgcctccctccctctctctctctgcctccctccctctctctctctgcctccctccctctctctctctgcctccctccctctctctctctgcctccctccctctctctctctgcctccctccctctctctctctgcctccctccctctctctctctgcctccctccctctctctctctgcctccctccctctctctctctgcctccctccctctctctctctgcctccctccctctctctctctgcctctctctctctgcctctctgcctccctctctgcctccctctctgcctccctctctgcctccctctctgcctccctctctgcctccctctctgcctccctctctgcctccctctctgcctccctctctctctgcctccctctctgcctccctctctctctgcctccctctctgcctccctctctctctgcctccctctctgcctccctctctctctgcctccctctctgcctccctctctctctgcctccctctctgcctccctctctctctgcctccctctctgcctccctctctgcctccctctctctctgcctccctctctgcctccctctctctctgcctccctctctctctgcctccctctctgcctccctctctgcctccctctctgcctccctctctgcctccctctctgcctccctctctgcctccctctctgcctccctctctgcctccctctctgcctccctctctgcctccctctctgcctccctctctgcctccctctctgcctccctctctgcctccctctctgcctccctctctgcctccctctctgcctccctctctgcctccctctctgcctccctctctgcctccctctctgcctccctctctgcctccctctctgcctccctctctgcctccctctctgcctccctctctgcctccctctctgcctccctctctgcctccctctctgcctccctctctgcctccctctctgcctccctctctgcctccctctctgcctccctctctgcctccctctctgcctccctctctgcctccctctctgcctccctctctgcctccctctctgcctctgcctccctctctgcctccctctctgcctccctctctgcctccctctctgcctccctctctgcctccctctctgcctccctctctgcctccctctctgcctccctctctgcctccctctctgcctccctctctgcctccctctctgcctccctctctgcctccctctctgcctccctctctgcctccctctctgcctccctctctgcctccctctctgcctccctctctgcctccctctctgcctccctctctgcctccctctctgcctccctctctgcctccctctctgcctccctctctctccctctctctccctctctctccctctctctccctctctctccctctctctccctctctctccctctctctccctctctctccctctctctccctctctctccctctctctccctctctctccctctctctccctctctctccctctctctctccctctctctccctctctctccctctctctccctctctctccctctctctccctctctctccctctctctccctctctctccctctctctccctctctctccctctctctccctctctctccctctctctccctctctctcccctctctccctccctctctctccctctctctccctctctctccctctctctccctctctctccctctctctccctctctctccctctctctccctctctctccctctctctccctctctctccctctctctccctctctctccctctctctctccctctctctccctctctctccctctctctccctctctctctctccctctctctccctctctctccctctctctccctctctctccctctctctccctctctctccctctctctccctctctctccctctctctccctctctctccctctctctccctctctctccctctctctccctctctctccctctctctctctctccctctctctccctctctctccctctctctccctctctctccctctctctccctctctctccctctctctccctctctctccctctctctccctctctctccctctctctccctctctctccctctctctccctctctctccctctctctccctctctctccctctctctccctctctctccctctctctccctctctctccctctctctccctctctctccctctctctccctctctctccctctctctccctctctctccctctgcccccctctgccccGGCAAGTTTCTTTGTTATCCGTCTTTGCCACCAGAGTGTTTcgcactttattttttcttggtctACCTTTTGCTTGGGATATCCGCCCTTGGAGGGTGCTGGATTTGTGCACGGAGAGGTGGGCATGGGCATGAATTCCATGTCCCTGTTTCACATGGACCCAGGACCTTGCTTTCTGACCTTCTGTGGGTTTTTCAGTCCAGTCCCCTTTGTTGCTGAGAGCGTGTGGTCTACAGCCTCCTGGCTGCAGTAGGGAGGTATGGTTTTCaggtatctttttgtttgttttttggtgactTGGTTTGCTTTTTTATGAACCCCCTCTGTTACATGTCAAAGAACGTTTGTCTTCTCTATTACTCAAGGATCTGTTGCAGGAAGATTTTATAGTTAAATTTGTCTCTAAATTGCCAAAACCAGATGTCAAAATATCCCCAACTCTTTAAGCTGGAATTAGTTTTCTAGAGACTGGCAATCTTGGAAAAATAAGTTCTAATGTAATTATCCTGTTGAAATATGAGGTATCTGTTTAAGGTAACTAGTTTGAATACACACTGATCTTTTTCTCATTCAGAGAGGTACTCAGTATGAACATGCTACTCTTAAAAGACACGTAGTAACTCTATATAAGGCAGTTGGCCTATGGGGAGCTATAATACTACCTGTATTGCCTTGGAAGAACCCAACCAAGGGAAAGTTAGTATAGTTGAAACATTTATCAAGTAGCTACCTTCCAGCTGTCTctaaggaaagggaagaaaagaaaatcccctGTGCTCAGAACCTTTGCTAGGTTAGCTAATTTGATTGAGAAACATGGGCCAGTGGCTGTTAGCGGCTAGCCACCTAGCTCACTTTACTTTCTTGGGGAAAAGTAAGGGGACCCAGAGGCCAGGCTATTTGATTGAAATCCTTCCTTGTGAAAGAGGTTTGGAAGAACATGTACTTTCCCAACAAGTTACGTAGCTGGTATTTTGTCTTCTGGAATGAAGCAGCAGAGAATATAAGCAGCCTACACCTTGGCTGTGACCTGTACTCTGGTATATTCACGGTGACTTTGATTTGCAACACGTAGTTAGACGAATATTATAACTAAGCTCTATGGGCATGCAGGTAGCAAAAGCAAGCCTATTAGAATGTAAATTTTGTAAAAAGCTAATAAAATGTGATTGGTAGCTCACTCCTGTTTAAGCCTTGGATCTACTTAAAACtcctaatattaaaaacaatttttaaggaaaactgGCCTTTTTTGACTTTTGTCAGCATTTaactaaaaaaaactttttacagATTACCAAGAGAAATATCAAGAGTTACTTGAAAGAGaagatttttttccagattatGAAGAAAATGGGACAGATTTATCAGGGGCTGGTGATCCGTAagttctcttttttctgctttctttgtgaTGTTTCTATGGCTACAGTTTGTAGATGTTTAGGTTAGAAGAAGGTAGATGAAGAATGCACGTTGTGATTTGATGGTGTCACAGTGATATGTACATACTACTTGTCTACCAAAAACTTTCAAGAAATCCTATTAGAACACATAAACTACAATTCTGAAACGTTATATATATCTGAAGGGGAAAAACTTAAAATAGTAGTATACTCAAGCGTAGTTTTATAAAGTAGATTACTTCAGCTCGAATACTGTAAGATCTTGGGCAGGTGCTATGCCTGttacttcatctgtaaagtagggataGCAGACCCCTCTTTGAGTTTTGAGGACTAAGTGAGAAACCTAGAACCAcctcctggcacacagtaaaaaGCTCAGATCTCAGCTGTTAAAGGATAAATTAAGATTAAGGAGAACACCGATAATGACATAATAGTGTTTGGACTAAAGGGAAGGTGTGAGATATTCAcatatctctatctctctccctgctattatttgtaataaaagaaACTTTTGTCACACCCTTACCATCAGATTGCATTGTGTTTGGTTACAGAAGAACCAAGAACTTGAGAGGTTTAGTTCTAGCTCTTAATAGTTTATACGaatttggacaagttactcaaGTTCTCTTCCTAAGTGGAGGAATGAATGAACTAAATCTGACTTAATTTTTCTTATCTCCTCTTTCATGTGTGCTGTAGGTTTTAAAGTGAACCACCTTTATTTTCTCTGCTATCTAGTGAAATCTTAAGTCCATTTGAGATCTTCTAATATTACCATACTTTTACATagtagttcattaaaaaaaataataataataacagggaTGTAAGGACTCCAAAACCGTTAAGAAGGTTCACCCCTGCTGGGTATACCACTGTAAGTTCAAATTGTTCTTGGCCTTGAATTTCAGGTTGTCCTGTGAAGTTTTGCTTGGTCAGTATTACATGCTCTGACACTAACACACTGGTGGCCATTTCAGCACATGGCCTTGTACTGGAAATggaggaacaaaatgaaaaagttgatAGAACTGGCAAGATAGTTTCGTCACACATGTAGTGCAAGGGGTTTTTGCGAGGTGGGGAGACACATAGATAGCATGTTGTTGTAGAGGAAAAGtatagaaaagggaaaatatttctgGCTGTGCCACACACTTACCCAAATCTTACAGTATTTACTTAACCTCccaaagtcttttttcttttatctctaaaatggagatggTAAGGGTGCCTGGCTGCTGAGTccatagaacatgtgactcttgatctcgaggttgtgagttcaagccccacattgagcatagagattactttaaaaaaaaaaatggagatgagaAATATGGAAATGATAGTAGTACCTGTCTTTTTAAGATGGCTGTGGGTTTTCAGTAAGAATGTATATTATTAaatcaataatcattttaaacTTTCCACCCATACTTAACCATGGAAAGCTTTGTTTTCCATCATTTTAAACTACCTAATAGTTGAAAAAATTCTGAGATAGATGATCTCGAAAGTAGCTTATTATGAAAGTGATTCCAAATAAATGGGAACGTGACTAAATTATTTCAGGAATACCATTCTGATAAGTAgacataaaatgtatcattagAGATAAATGGTACATCTGAAATTATGTTCTAATTATAGTGTGATTGTTAATAAGATAAATTTATGAAAATGCTAATCTTGAGCCCCCAAATTTATAGTTCAAGcatttaaattaacttttaggTTAGGTTAAGAATTTAACATGTGTcacagtgcctggctggctcagtcggtagtgcatgagactcttgatctcagggttgtgagttcgagcaccacttggggtgtagagattacttaggttaaatttttaagttttaatttatgtCTAAAAGTATGACAGAAGCTTAACTTCAAACACAAGAGACTCAGAATCCGGTGTAAAATTGAATTTCCCAGATAAGGCATTTAGTTGTCTAAGGGCTGACATGTATGTGATTCAGGAAAGTACATGCATTCTCTAACAGTCTAAGATAGttacagtaccatactgtgtgtgtgtgtgtgtgtgtgtgtgtgtgtgtgtgtgtgtggtttagcATTTTAGATATTTCTGAATTGAAAAACATTAAACTTATGAATCATCTTTACTTCTTTCATAGATACTTGGATGATATTGATGATGAGATGGACCCAGAGATAGAAGAAGCTTATGAAAAGTTTTGTTTGGAATCAGAGCGTAAGCGAAAACAGTAAAGCTAAATTTCAACATATCAGTTTTATAAAGCAGTTTAGGTTATGGCGATTTAGCAGAACAcaggaaagcaggaaaatgtGTCACACTTATACCAAATTAAGGATGTTGAGTTATGTTACTAATGTATGcaactttaattttgtttaacacTATCtgccaaaataaactttattccCTATaacttaaaatgtgtatatatatataatagtttattATGTACAGTTAATTCCACTGTTTTGGCTGCAATAAAATcgattttgaaataaatgaaatgttgaAAGTAAATTTTGCTAGTTGGTTAGAAGCTTATCctttaaattctacttttcttGAGGGAAAAAGTTTTAGGCTGGAAATACATATTATTGCAAAATGTAGCATCCTTTTTTAGATGAGTATATAGCTTTCATTTAGTTTTACATGGTCTCAATGAATGGGTTTCAGATATGAATCACAACCATGAAAATCTTTAGCACTAAAGTCTTAGAATATATCATTAAGCGATATACATATCCAAATGCTGTTTGATACCAAGGGCTTTTAACAtgtcaaaaaaaaccccacaaaaacttAAAACTCCCAACTAAACAACCAGGATTCTTCATTGAGCATTTATTGCGATTCTAGAattgagtttttttgttgttgttgttttttgtttgttttctaacttCATTGCCCTAAAGCCAACAACATTCTGCTTTATTTATatggctttcatttttattttgtagcatGAGTTGCATTGACTTTTTTACTAGAGAATTTTACTAGATCTTTGTCATTCAGGTTTTCATCTGCTTTATAATTGATACACCTTGAGGATCACTTTTCTAATACTTTTACTATAATGTAGTACCACCTCAgccctatttaaaaatatttttacctaacGTCAAGTCTTTTTCCAACTAACTATAAAAGTAAAACTTCTGTACAAAAGGATTGCTTgtaaataatgcatgtaaatagTTCTGTTAATAACCCACTGTTTTACATTTGGTACATCTGTGTCTGCTAATACAGTTAGGTTTCTCACTTTTCTGCTTGTTTGTTCAGTCTGGATTAAAATtagactttgaaaataaaatttaaatagttttgtttCCTCTAAGTTTTTGGAGTGATATCCTGATATTAAAGAATATCTGTTGAACTTTTATGTGACATTGTAAAAGGGTTTGAAATCAAACTATACTAGGAGAGGAGATATTCTGTTCAGTGTGTGTGTTATTTAGTTCAATAACAAGTCTGCTTGGGAAAATTAACAAATGTAAAATACTTTTTAGATTCCTTATTGTAAAAGGGAAGTATATACATAGTTGGGGTTTTTGGAACTTGTAGTAGGATTCTCTTTTTCAGAATGGCTGGCTCCTGCGACATGGTAGATAATTACCTTCATCTGCAGTTCTCCAAGGACTGTACTCAGTGTAAatcttgggggtggggaaaagggtGTAAGGAAGGGGCAGTACATTAGACCAGGGACCAAGTACATCATAGCTGAGTATGCTATAAACTTCTAGCAGTTGCTCTGTGAATAACCGTCCAGCTTTGTCCACTAGCTCATTGTCACTCACCACTGCTATACTCAACAGGTACCAATAGGCCCTGGTTCACTTCCAGTGTGTTCCAGTTAACTAGTGCTGCCTAAAAAACCACCCAAACTTAGTGTCTTCAAACAATAAGCATCTTAGGAGTTCTTTGGTTCAGTGATTTGGATGGTGCACAATAGGGATAGTTGTGGGTTTGTgtcttgtttttctattctgCAATGTTTGAGGCCTCAACCAGGAAAACTGCTGGAGGCAGTTCCAACAGCCGGGGGCTGTAATCATCTTGAGTCTTCTTCACTCACATGGCTGATGACTGGGCTGAGATGAGTTGAAGATATTACTTGGCCAGACCCATCTACACATGGCCTGTCCATGTGGCCTGGACTTTTCACAAACATGGCAGCTGGATTTTGAGAGGGGGCATTGTAGAAGACCTAGGAAGAAGCTGCATCTGGAAGGTGCACACAGCATTTTTTCCATTAGAGTCTTGGTTCTAAGTGAGTCATTAAAGCCATATCAGATAGGAGGCCATTAAGAAATATGCGGACCTGTTTTAAACTGCAACAGTATATCATGAAGAGATGGCCAGTGCTGTAATTGTTGGCCTTTAGAATTGCTGTATCTTCAACAGAAATATGGGTCCTAAGATCTTGTAGGTCTCCAGTGAGCAAGGACACAAAAGTGCTAATGAATGTCCTAGGCTTCTGTTCTGGTAACAAAGCACAAGTATTGGTTTGTACCAGCAAAATCTGGCTCTTGTGTCGTCAACTCTGACCTTATGTCTTTGTTTTCAGTGCCCTTCCAGCCAAAGACTGCCAGGAACACACATGTATCTGAACAGGTTGGATTTAGTACTTTTGCAGTAAAGCAGAATACACACCAAGGGGAACTGTAGGGTGTGTCAGTGAGAGAGTGTTTAGAACCCATCATG encodes:
- the PAIP1 gene encoding polyadenylate-binding protein-interacting protein 1 isoform X3; this translates as MAKPQVVVAPVLMSKLSVNAPEFYPSGYSSNYTESYEDGCEDYPTLSEYVQDFLNHLTEQPGSFETEIEQFAETLNGWVTTDDALQELVELIYQQATSIPNFSYMGARLCNYLSHHLTISPQSGNFRQLLLQRCRTEYEVKDQAAKGDEVTRKRFHAFVLFLGELYLNLEIKGTNGQVTRADILQVGLRELLNALFSNPMDDNLICAVKLLKLTGSVLEDAWKEKGKTDMEEIIQRIENVVLDANCSRDVKQMLLKLVELRSSNWGRVHATSTYREATPENDPNYFMNEPTFYTSDGVPFTAADPDYQEKYQELLEREDFFPDYEENGTDLSGAGDPYLDDIDDEMDPEIEEAYEKFCLESERKRKQ